From the unidentified bacterial endosymbiont genome, one window contains:
- the betT gene encoding choline BCCT transporter BetT: MTDLSQNREKDKINPVVFFTSAGLILLFSLMTIFFRDFSAEWIGRTLNGVSKTFGWYYLLAATLYIVFVVCIACSRFGSVKLGPEQSKPEFSLLSWAAMLFAAGIGIDLMFFSVAEPVTQYMQPPEGAGQTMEAARQAMVWTLFHYGLTGWSMYALMGMALGYFSYRYNLPLTIRSALYPIFGKKINGPIGHSVDIAAVIGTIFGIATTLGIGVVQLNYGLSVLFDIPDSMAAKAALIALSVIIATISVTSGVDKGIRVLSELNVALALGLILFVLFMGDTSFLLNALVLNVGDYVNRFMGMTLNSFAFDRPVEWMNNWTLFFWAWWVAWSPFVGLFLARISRGRTIRQFVMGTLIIPFTFTLLWLSIFGNSALHEIIHGNATFAQEAMAHPERGFYSLLAQYPAFTFSASVATITGLLFYVTSADSGALVLGNFTSKLKDINSDAPNWLRIFWSIAIGLLTLGMLMTNGISALQNTTVIMGLPFSFVIFFVMAGLYKSLKVEDFRRESANRDTAPRPLGTQDRLSWKKRLSRLMNYPGTRYTKQMMETVCYPAMEEVAQELKLRGAHVELKSLPPDEGDNLGHLDLLVHMGDEQNFVYQIWPQQYSVPGFTYRARSGKSTYYRLETFLLEGSQGNDLMDYSKEQVITDILDQYERHLNFIHLHREAPGNSVMFPDA, from the coding sequence ATGACAGATCTTTCGCAAAACAGAGAAAAGGACAAAATCAATCCGGTGGTTTTCTTCACATCCGCCGGACTGATTTTGTTGTTTTCCCTGATGACGATCTTCTTTCGCGATTTTTCTGCCGAGTGGATTGGGCGCACCCTGAACGGGGTGTCAAAGACCTTCGGCTGGTACTATTTGCTGGCGGCGACGCTGTATATTGTCTTCGTCGTCTGCATAGCCTGCTCGCGTTTCGGCTCGGTTAAGCTCGGGCCAGAACAGTCAAAACCCGAGTTTAGCCTGCTAAGCTGGGCCGCGATGCTGTTTGCAGCCGGCATTGGTATTGACCTGATGTTCTTCTCGGTGGCGGAACCGGTCACGCAATATATGCAGCCGCCGGAAGGGGCAGGGCAGACGATGGAGGCCGCGCGACAGGCGATGGTCTGGACGCTGTTCCACTATGGCTTAACCGGCTGGTCAATGTACGCCCTGATGGGGATGGCGCTGGGATACTTCAGCTATCGTTATAATTTGCCCCTCACCATCCGCTCCGCGCTGTATCCTATTTTTGGGAAAAAAATAAACGGGCCAATCGGCCACAGCGTGGATATCGCGGCGGTGATTGGCACCATCTTCGGTATCGCCACGACGCTGGGTATTGGCGTGGTGCAGCTCAACTATGGATTGAGCGTGCTGTTTGATATCCCGGATTCGATGGCGGCGAAAGCGGCGCTGATTGCGCTGTCGGTGATAATCGCCACCATTTCGGTGACCTCCGGCGTGGATAAGGGCATCCGCGTGCTCTCAGAGCTGAACGTGGCGCTGGCGCTGGGACTGATCCTGTTCGTGCTGTTTATGGGCGACACCTCATTCCTGCTCAATGCCTTAGTGCTGAACGTGGGCGATTACGTTAACCGCTTTATGGGCATGACGCTCAACAGCTTCGCCTTCGACCGCCCGGTCGAGTGGATGAACAACTGGACGCTATTCTTCTGGGCGTGGTGGGTGGCGTGGTCGCCGTTTGTCGGCCTGTTCCTGGCGCGTATTTCGCGTGGGCGCACCATCCGTCAGTTCGTGATGGGCACCCTGATTATCCCGTTCACCTTTACCCTGCTGTGGCTGTCGATTTTCGGCAACAGCGCGCTGCACGAGATCATCCACGGCAATGCGACCTTCGCGCAGGAAGCGATGGCCCACCCGGAGCGCGGTTTCTACAGCCTGCTTGCGCAGTATCCGGCGTTCACCTTTAGCGCCTCTGTGGCGACCATTACCGGCCTGCTATTTTACGTCACCTCGGCGGATTCCGGCGCGCTGGTGCTGGGGAATTTCACCTCGAAGCTGAAAGATATCAACAGTGATGCACCGAACTGGCTGCGCATCTTCTGGTCCATCGCCATCGGCCTGCTGACGCTCGGTATGCTGATGACCAACGGCATTTCGGCATTGCAGAACACCACGGTGATCATGGGCCTGCCGTTCAGTTTCGTGATCTTCTTTGTGATGGCCGGGCTGTATAAATCGCTCAAGGTGGAAGATTTTCGCCGCGAAAGCGCCAACCGCGACACCGCGCCGAGGCCATTGGGCACGCAGGACCGCCTGAGCTGGAAGAAACGGCTCTCGCGCCTGATGAACTACCCGGGGACGCGGTACACCAAACAGATGATGGAGACGGTTTGCTACCCGGCAATGGAAGAGGTCGCGCAGGAGCTGAAGCTGCGGGGGGCCCACGTTGAGCTAAAAAGCCTGCCGCCGGACGAAGGGGATAACCTGGGGCATCTGGATCTGCTGGTGCACATGGGCGACGAGCAGAACTTTGTCTATCAGATCTGGCCGCAGCAGTATTCGGTGCCTGGGTTTACCTACCGGGCACGAAGCGGGAAATCAACCTACTATCGGCTGGAGACCTTCCTGCTGGAAGGCAGCCAGGGCAACGACTTGATGGATTACAGTAAAGAGCAGGTGATTACGGACATTCTGGATCAGTATGAACGGCATCTGAACTTTATCCACCTGCACAGGGAAGCGCCGGGTAATAGCGTAATGTTCCCGGACGCCTGA